The Oculatellaceae cyanobacterium nucleotide sequence AGCTAGATGACCAGCCAAATCAAGTGTTAGGATATCTCCTTGCAACAGTAAAAATTTATTAAAATTCCCGACTTTTTGTGCTAAAGTCTTGCATAAATCACGGTCGATTTCAACAGCAACCGTAGACTGAACTCTCGGTAATAACTTACGAGTCAAAATGCCTGTCCCTGGGCCAATTTCCAGCACACGATCGCGATCGCATAACTCAGCAGCAGCAATAATATTATCTAAAGCTTTTTCGCTTTTGAGCCAGTGTTGACCAAATTGTTTTCTAGGACGATGAACCATATAAGTCAATTAACAATTATCAATTAGGAGTTCTAGGGCATTTGGGCAAAATGCTCTTGTAATAAAGCGTGAATAAACCGATAGCGGTTGCCAGCTTTTTGTAGTAACAACCTTTCACTAGCATAATTGAAAAATCGAACATAATTCCAAGGAAGATAGCCATGCGACCACAAAATTAACCGCAAAGTAAAACCTTCAATTACAGGAATACTGGGGATTAACATAGCTATGAATCCAGCAATTATTCCAGCAATCAGTCCACTAATTATAGCAACCAGCCAGCCAAAGAAAATTTTAACTAATAGCCCCGAAATTAAAGCAACAATTATGCCAAAGCTTAATCTAACCCCCAGATTATATTTCTTTTTCTGAATAGGAGTAAGCAACCAAGAAGCGTGCATACTAGAGAGCGCAAATTCTATCTGATTCTGTTGTTGCATCTTTTGAGCCAACCACGTTAACCAATGCCGTGTTTGTTCAGAACTTGGTTGTTTGCCACGACGATACCAACTAGATGATATATTCCTGGTTAGCATCCGACGGATATAAGCATTTAGTAAATAAACGCTGCGATCGCTTCTTGAATTCAGACGTTTCCAAGAGTGCATTAAGATATCTTCATAAGCAAAAGTCATCATGCACAACATCACAGGTATTTTTGCTAATGCCAATAAATCCCGCTCAGTTTTAAGGTTTTCCCATAATTCTCTGCTTCTGGAACTTAGTAAATATTCTTGGATTTGTGACTCGTTTAGTGGTCGTAAATAAACAGCACCATTTAACTGTAGCCAAGTCTGATAATTTTTATAAGCTTCTAAGCGAGTACAGATAACAAGGTGTTTTGGTGGATTGTATCGTTGAAGTAGTTGGTTAATTGCTTGAATACATCTTTCTTGTCTATAGAATTCCAGTTCATCTAGTCCATCTAGTAAAGGTAATATTTGTTGCCGTTCAATCCACTGCTTGCCCATCGAAACATTAATACCATATTTCAAATGCAGTTGGGTTACCAACCAATCAGCAATAGCTTGGTCGTCATCTTTCCAGTCTGAAAGATTAAATAAAACTGGGATGGGATACTGATGATTATTTTCAGCACGAAAAGTTAAATCTTTAGCTAGTTCTAGTAAAGTTGTGGTTTTACCTGTTCCTAGCGCCCCCAAAATAAGTAATCTACCTGCTGTACCATCAAAAACTTGAGTAATGCTGATATGGGGAGATAACCTATAAGTGGAATGCCTGCCAATTTTTACTTCTACATCAGACAATCGTTGTACTTGTTGCGGTTGATTTCGTTGCAAATTGATTTGTACCGCAGTATGCAAGGAACTTTCTAATCTTTGTGTGACTTCCAGCTTGACTTTTTGGATTAACTGCTCTCGATTTTTGTCACTTGCTTGCTTTGTAGAACTGACAACTCCATTGTGTGGAATGATCATCTGCGTTATTGGTTGAAGGCTTAATTTAGTCATAGCAGGCAAGAGTTTTATCTAGCTACGAGTTGCTTGTGAATATATTTACTCAAAGCCAACAGAGAATCCTGATCTTTTTTTTAAGAAATTGAGATATTAAAAATAGTCATGTCAAACTTATAAATATTTGCATCTGCCGTAAGCAGGAGATTGCCACTGTGAAATATGACATTCGTTACAAACCAGCTTTTGCAACTATATTTTTGAGTCTTAGTCCAGGTGAGAGTATCACCGCAGAGGCTGGCGCTATGACCAGTATGAACGGTCAAATTTCGATGCGTACTGAGTTTTCAGGTGGCTTAGTGTCGGCATTACTAAAAAAATTCTTTGGTGGCGAATCTTTATTTGTCAATGTTTTTACAAATAACACACAGCTACCGCAGGAGGTAGTGTTAACTCAATCCACTATTGGTGACATTACTCGTATAGAATTGCGGGGTGGACGTGAGATTTGTTTTCAGCCAGGGGCTTACATTGCTCATACTCCTGGGATCAAAATGGGTGTGCAGTGGGCAGGTTTATCCAGCTTTTTTGCGAGAGAAGGACTTTTTAAACTGAAATTAAGCGGTCAGGGTTTAGTGTTTTTTGGTGCTTATGGCGGCATTAGCCAAAAACAAATT carries:
- a CDS encoding TIGR00266 family protein, with amino-acid sequence MKYDIRYKPAFATIFLSLSPGESITAEAGAMTSMNGQISMRTEFSGGLVSALLKKFFGGESLFVNVFTNNTQLPQEVVLTQSTIGDITRIELRGGREICFQPGAYIAHTPGIKMGVQWAGLSSFFAREGLFKLKLSGQGLVFFGAYGGISQKQINGEFIVDSGHLVAYEPGVRMKLGLAGGLIGSVTSGEGLVNRLSGNGQIYLQSRSIGGLVGFLRPKFR
- a CDS encoding NACHT domain-containing protein, with the protein product MTKLSLQPITQMIIPHNGVVSSTKQASDKNREQLIQKVKLEVTQRLESSLHTAVQINLQRNQPQQVQRLSDVEVKIGRHSTYRLSPHISITQVFDGTAGRLLILGALGTGKTTTLLELAKDLTFRAENNHQYPIPVLFNLSDWKDDDQAIADWLVTQLHLKYGINVSMGKQWIERQQILPLLDGLDELEFYRQERCIQAINQLLQRYNPPKHLVICTRLEAYKNYQTWLQLNGAVYLRPLNESQIQEYLLSSRSRELWENLKTERDLLALAKIPVMLCMMTFAYEDILMHSWKRLNSRSDRSVYLLNAYIRRMLTRNISSSWYRRGKQPSSEQTRHWLTWLAQKMQQQNQIEFALSSMHASWLLTPIQKKKYNLGVRLSFGIIVALISGLLVKIFFGWLVAIISGLIAGIIAGFIAMLIPSIPVIEGFTLRLILWSHGYLPWNYVRFFNYASERLLLQKAGNRYRFIHALLQEHFAQMP